Proteins encoded in a region of the Synergistota bacterium genome:
- a CDS encoding bifunctional 3-deoxy-7-phosphoheptulonate synthase/chorismate mutase, which produces MYPEALFFIPTWEVVNLGLRLVSREARKEDTLIWIGDIPVGGNFLNIIAGPCSVESEEQINETARALAGLGIRLLRGGAFKPRTSPYSFQGLEELGLRMLREAADSYGMKVVTEVMDTTMIDLVYEYADVLQVGTRNMFNYALLKALGKVDKPVLLKRGFMATIEEWLLAAEYIACHGNERIILCERGIRTFERATRNTLDLSAVPVVKAMAHLPVCVDISHGTGRRDLIPPLAKAAVAAGAHAIMIEVHPKPEEALSDGYQSLNFEEFALVLSGISNLCEVEKKRLVLGGIKWNLEELKELGV; this is translated from the coding sequence ATTTACCCGGAGGCCCTTTTTTTTATACCCACATGGGAGGTGGTTAATTTGGGGTTAAGGCTTGTTTCAAGGGAGGCTCGAAAGGAGGATACTCTGATATGGATAGGTGATATTCCGGTAGGAGGAAACTTCTTAAACATTATAGCTGGACCTTGTTCCGTTGAGTCTGAGGAGCAGATAAACGAGACTGCGAGAGCGCTTGCGGGTTTGGGTATTAGGTTGCTTAGAGGAGGGGCTTTCAAGCCTAGGACCTCTCCTTACTCCTTCCAAGGGCTTGAAGAGCTTGGCTTAAGGATGCTTAGGGAGGCTGCAGATAGCTATGGTATGAAGGTAGTTACGGAGGTTATGGATACAACCATGATAGACCTTGTATATGAGTATGCTGATGTTCTTCAAGTGGGGACTAGAAACATGTTTAACTATGCTCTCCTTAAGGCTCTTGGTAAGGTGGATAAGCCTGTTCTTCTTAAGAGAGGTTTTATGGCTACCATAGAGGAATGGTTGCTTGCAGCTGAGTATATCGCTTGTCATGGAAACGAAAGGATAATCTTATGCGAAAGGGGTATAAGGACCTTTGAAAGAGCCACAAGAAATACTTTAGATCTCTCGGCGGTTCCTGTGGTTAAGGCTATGGCTCATCTTCCAGTCTGTGTGGATATAAGTCACGGAACCGGAAGGAGAGACCTTATTCCGCCATTGGCTAAGGCGGCTGTTGCTGCCGGAGCTCATGCCATAATGATAGAGGTTCACCCTAAGCCGGAGGAGGCCCTATCCGATGGTTATCAGAGCCTTAACTTTGAGGAGTTCGCCTTGGTTTTATCAGGAATATCTAATCTCTGTGAGGTAGAGAAAAAACGTTTAGTATTGGGGGGAATAAAATGGAACTTGGAAGAGCTCAAAGAGTTAGGGGTGTAG
- a CDS encoding sodium:solute symporter family protein — MKFWVIFAVSLYLLVGTLLAFVSKKGKSMADLEEFFLAKRTLGGILSALTYSATTYSAFMMIGLAGLTYTGGVGSLGFELTYLAGLVLVVWFGPKFWSFGKRYGVISPAEMLGKIYESKRVSIAFALVCLVFLVPYSAVQLMGIGYSLEVMTKGIIPFTVGIIIAAIVAITWSFTGGMRSVAWTDAFQAGIMLFSSLVALLFIVYKGFCGFGEFFSILETKYPHYLSVPGPGFFKLSNFLGLTIPWFFFSISNPQVSQRLFVPKNLKSLRNMLWGFLVFGFLYTVIVILWGFAARALIPSLDKPDLATPTLLSLPIVPVPIAVLVMLGVMSAAISTIDSVLLTLSSMVSKDLFGGFPEKRQVFIGKLSLFVLTGAVLAFAYMRPSMIVILSVSSSAGLLVLVPSIVGAFYWRRSNERGAFWSITLGAIITGLLFAFKINPLGLMPGIWSIIIASGIFVILSLASSSGGERELGYGPDREKGARDLRGGLS, encoded by the coding sequence ATGAAGTTTTGGGTCATCTTTGCTGTATCGCTTTATCTTTTGGTTGGTACTCTTCTTGCCTTCGTATCTAAGAAGGGTAAGAGCATGGCGGATCTTGAGGAGTTTTTCTTAGCTAAAAGGACATTGGGTGGAATTTTATCTGCTTTAACCTATAGCGCAACCACATACAGCGCTTTCATGATGATAGGGCTCGCGGGATTAACCTATACAGGTGGGGTAGGAAGCTTGGGATTTGAGCTTACCTATCTTGCGGGTCTGGTTTTAGTGGTTTGGTTTGGACCGAAGTTTTGGAGCTTCGGTAAGAGATATGGAGTGATATCTCCCGCTGAGATGCTTGGAAAGATATACGAAAGTAAGAGGGTGTCCATTGCCTTTGCCTTAGTTTGCCTTGTCTTTCTCGTTCCTTATTCTGCTGTTCAGCTTATGGGCATAGGATACTCCCTTGAGGTGATGACTAAGGGGATCATACCCTTCACGGTAGGGATAATCATAGCCGCTATTGTCGCCATAACATGGTCTTTTACAGGGGGTATGCGCTCTGTTGCATGGACTGATGCCTTTCAAGCAGGGATAATGCTTTTCTCTTCCTTGGTCGCTCTTTTGTTTATAGTCTATAAGGGGTTTTGCGGCTTTGGAGAGTTCTTCTCGATCCTTGAGACTAAATATCCTCATTATCTTTCCGTTCCAGGGCCGGGCTTCTTTAAGTTAAGTAATTTTCTTGGTTTAACTATTCCCTGGTTTTTCTTCTCCATATCTAATCCTCAGGTTAGTCAGAGGCTTTTTGTCCCTAAAAATTTAAAAAGCTTAAGAAACATGCTTTGGGGATTTTTAGTGTTCGGCTTTCTTTACACTGTCATAGTGATTCTCTGGGGTTTTGCTGCTCGTGCTTTAATCCCTTCCTTGGATAAGCCTGATTTAGCTACTCCCACCTTACTTTCTCTTCCTATAGTACCTGTTCCCATAGCGGTGTTGGTGATGCTGGGGGTCATGTCTGCTGCCATATCTACGATCGATTCAGTCCTTTTAACCCTTTCCTCTATGGTTAGTAAGGATCTCTTTGGAGGTTTTCCTGAGAAAAGGCAGGTTTTCATAGGGAAGCTTTCTCTATTTGTTTTAACTGGGGCTGTTCTTGCTTTCGCCTATATGAGGCCTAGCATGATAGTTATCCTCTCCGTTTCCTCTTCAGCCGGGCTTTTAGTTTTGGTCCCATCTATAGTTGGGGCTTTCTATTGGAGGAGATCTAATGAGAGAGGCGCGTTTTGGAGCATAACCTTGGGGGCAATTATTACTGGGCTTCTTTTTGCCTTTAAAATTAATCCTTTGGGTTTGATGCCGGGTATATGGAGTATTATAATAGCAAGTGGAATATTTGTGATCCTGAGTTTAGCATCTTCTTCAGGAGGGGAAAGGGAATTAGGCTATGGACCCGATAGGGAAAAAGGTGCTAGAGATCTTAGAGGAGGCTTATCCTGA
- a CDS encoding protein-L-isoaspartate(D-aspartate) O-methyltransferase, which translates to MIKEQIEARGLKDEKILNVMRKVPRHLFVPQAYLSESYDDHPLPIGEGQTISQPYMVALMTSLLDLKGDERVLEIGTGSGYQTAILAELAKEVFSIERIESLAKSAEERLKALGYKNVRIKVGDGSLGWEEYAPYDAIIVTAAAPKVPSPLTKQLKVGGRIVIPIGDRFFQNLHRYVKKGEETLEGHDFGGCVFVPLRGKEGWD; encoded by the coding sequence ATGATAAAGGAACAGATAGAGGCTCGCGGACTCAAGGATGAAAAGATCCTTAACGTAATGAGGAAGGTTCCCCGTCATCTTTTCGTCCCACAAGCCTATCTTAGCGAATCTTATGATGATCATCCTTTACCTATAGGGGAGGGACAGACCATATCTCAGCCTTACATGGTAGCTCTGATGACTAGCTTACTTGATCTTAAGGGAGATGAGAGGGTTTTGGAGATAGGAACTGGATCGGGCTATCAGACAGCTATCTTAGCGGAGCTTGCAAAGGAGGTTTTCTCTATAGAGAGGATCGAGTCGCTGGCGAAAAGCGCTGAAGAGAGGTTAAAGGCTCTAGGCTATAAAAACGTTAGGATCAAGGTTGGTGATGGTAGTCTAGGCTGGGAGGAGTATGCCCCCTATGATGCTATCATAGTTACCGCTGCTGCTCCTAAGGTTCCAAGCCCTCTTACGAAACAGCTTAAAGTGGGAGGAAGGATAGTGATCCCTATAGGGGATAGGTTCTTTCAGAACCTTCATAGGTATGTTAAAAAGGGTGAGGAGACTCTTGAGGGACACGACTTTGGTGGATGCGTTTTTGTCCCCTTAAGGGGTAAGGAAGGTTGGGATTAA
- a CDS encoding transcription repressor NadR: MLEILEEAYPEPVRGGDIAARLGLSRQTIVKIIAVLRSRGEKILATPRGYVLDRGEMVEEIIAVKHGEFDIEEEISIIVEEGCIVADVIVEHPVYGELRGILDIRSKGDLTRFLARMRSFGAKPLLTLSEGIHLHTIRGLNRENIENVKRRLRERGFLLELV, from the coding sequence GTGCTAGAGATCTTAGAGGAGGCTTATCCTGAGCCGGTTAGGGGTGGAGATATAGCTGCTCGTTTAGGCTTAAGCAGACAAACCATCGTGAAGATTATCGCTGTTTTGAGATCCAGAGGGGAGAAAATTTTGGCGACGCCAAGGGGCTATGTGCTTGATAGGGGTGAGATGGTGGAGGAGATTATAGCGGTAAAGCATGGTGAATTTGATATCGAGGAGGAGATATCTATAATAGTTGAAGAGGGGTGTATAGTAGCTGATGTTATAGTGGAGCATCCCGTTTATGGGGAGTTAAGGGGAATTTTGGATATAAGAAGCAAGGGGGATCTAACGAGGTTTTTGGCAAGGATGAGGAGCTTTGGAGCGAAGCCTCTTTTAACTCTTTCCGAGGGAATCCATCTTCACACTATAAGGGGATTAAATAGGGAAAACATAGAGAACGTTAAGAGGCGTTTAAGGGAGAGGGGCTTTCTCCTGGAGTTGGTTTGA
- a CDS encoding V-type ATP synthase subunit A, with the protein MDSTIGYIKWISGPVVKIKATKDIKLFEMVKVGRLKLIGEVISTSENEAIIQVYEETEGLKLGEEVIGTGEPLSINLGPGLIGGIFDGIGRPLLEIKNKIGDFILRGVSLPSLPLGRIWHVKIEVQEGDMINPGDIVARIRETPLIEHRVLCPPGVSGTIIETKESGDYTLDTTIATVRSKEGKIHEIKLFQRWPIRNPRPVLKRIPFEEPLLTGQRVLDFLFPLAKGGTAAIPGGFGTGKTVTQHQLAKWADADVIIYIGCGERGNEMTEVLEDFPKLVDPKTGEPLMERVVLIANISNMPVAAREASIFTGITIAEYFRDMGYDVAIMADSTSRWAEALREISGRLEEMPAEEGFPAYLPTKLAEFYERAGNFVTLGNRRGSISIIGAVSPPGGDFSEPVTQHTKRFIRCFWALDKELASARHFPSVNWLNSYSEYLEDLKIWFKHNVAEDFLKLREWAISLLQEESNLQRIAQLVGVGVLPEPQKLTLITAKIIREGFLRQNAYDPIDTYCSLRKGYLILKLIKMYHSKASNLIKKGVLAKKIEELPITSRIMRIPFSIPEERIEEDFSFFTEELEREFADLEKSYEKVLSYRRR; encoded by the coding sequence ATGGATAGTACTATAGGCTACATAAAGTGGATAAGCGGCCCTGTCGTCAAAATCAAAGCAACGAAGGATATAAAGCTCTTTGAAATGGTCAAAGTGGGAAGACTTAAGCTTATAGGCGAGGTCATATCAACTAGTGAAAACGAAGCTATAATACAGGTTTACGAGGAAACAGAAGGATTAAAGCTTGGTGAAGAAGTAATAGGAACAGGAGAGCCTCTCTCGATAAACCTTGGCCCAGGCTTAATAGGGGGGATCTTCGATGGCATAGGCAGACCTCTTCTGGAGATAAAGAATAAGATTGGCGACTTTATCCTAAGGGGGGTTAGCCTGCCATCCTTACCTTTAGGTAGAATCTGGCACGTTAAGATAGAGGTTCAAGAGGGGGATATGATAAACCCGGGAGATATAGTTGCCCGCATAAGGGAAACTCCTCTTATAGAGCATAGGGTGCTCTGCCCGCCGGGAGTAAGCGGAACGATCATCGAAACCAAAGAAAGCGGAGATTATACACTGGATACCACCATTGCAACTGTAAGATCAAAAGAGGGGAAGATACATGAGATAAAGCTCTTTCAACGCTGGCCAATAAGAAATCCGAGACCCGTTCTTAAAAGGATCCCCTTTGAGGAGCCCCTATTAACGGGACAACGGGTCTTAGATTTCCTCTTCCCTTTAGCTAAGGGAGGAACGGCAGCTATCCCTGGGGGCTTTGGAACGGGAAAAACGGTAACTCAGCATCAGCTTGCCAAGTGGGCGGATGCAGATGTAATAATCTATATAGGCTGTGGAGAAAGAGGAAACGAAATGACCGAGGTCCTTGAGGACTTTCCGAAGCTTGTGGATCCTAAAACCGGTGAACCCTTAATGGAAAGGGTGGTACTTATAGCCAATATATCCAACATGCCGGTTGCAGCAAGGGAAGCCTCCATATTTACAGGTATAACGATAGCAGAATATTTCAGAGATATGGGATATGACGTAGCGATAATGGCAGATTCTACCTCAAGATGGGCGGAAGCCTTAAGAGAGATTTCAGGCAGACTTGAGGAAATGCCGGCAGAGGAAGGCTTCCCAGCCTACCTTCCAACGAAACTGGCCGAGTTTTACGAAAGGGCTGGAAACTTCGTTACCCTAGGAAACAGAAGGGGCTCCATAAGCATAATAGGAGCGGTATCTCCACCTGGAGGAGACTTTTCAGAACCGGTAACCCAGCATACCAAGAGATTTATAAGGTGCTTCTGGGCCCTTGATAAGGAGCTCGCAAGCGCAAGGCACTTCCCATCAGTAAATTGGCTTAACAGTTATAGCGAATACCTTGAGGATTTAAAGATATGGTTTAAACACAACGTGGCCGAGGATTTTCTGAAATTAAGAGAATGGGCAATAAGCCTGCTTCAAGAAGAGAGCAATCTTCAGAGGATAGCTCAGCTTGTGGGAGTGGGAGTCCTACCTGAACCCCAAAAGCTTACCCTTATAACGGCGAAAATCATTAGAGAGGGCTTCTTAAGACAGAACGCTTACGACCCCATTGATACCTATTGCTCCTTAAGGAAGGGCTATCTAATACTGAAGCTTATAAAGATGTATCATAGTAAGGCCTCAAATCTCATCAAAAAGGGCGTATTAGCCAAAAAGATAGAAGAACTACCTATAACCTCGAGGATAATGAGGATTCCCTTTAGCATCCCGGAAGAAAGGATAGAGGAGGATTTCTCCTTCTTCACCGAAGAGCTCGAGAGAGAGTTCGCCGACCTTGAAAAGAGCTATGAGAAAGTCCTAAGCTATAGGAGGAGATAG
- a CDS encoding V-type ATP synthase subunit E family protein — translation MEERVRLLREEILKEAEIERRKLWDEFERKKSEDWEKSRFKAEREALKMLEETQMKAEELISREVADAIFTGRKIVLEERDLILQETLQRAKERIFSIVESKEDYRERLIKLTKECIEYLGNSFSVLVNPRDIELIRDIAKELNIDIKIQGDTKIIGGIKAWSGKRAIDNTLEGRWERKKREIQMEVLKELFE, via the coding sequence TTGGAGGAAAGGGTAAGGCTTCTTAGGGAAGAGATTTTGAAAGAGGCTGAAATAGAAAGAAGAAAGCTATGGGATGAGTTTGAAAGAAAAAAGTCTGAAGACTGGGAAAAATCAAGATTTAAGGCAGAAAGGGAAGCCTTAAAGATGCTTGAAGAGACCCAAATGAAGGCTGAGGAGCTTATCTCAAGGGAGGTAGCAGACGCCATATTCACCGGGAGAAAGATAGTTCTTGAAGAAAGAGATCTAATACTACAGGAGACGCTCCAAAGAGCAAAGGAAAGGATCTTTAGCATAGTAGAATCCAAGGAGGATTATAGGGAGAGGCTCATAAAGCTCACTAAAGAGTGTATAGAATACTTGGGAAATAGCTTTTCCGTCCTCGTAAACCCTAGAGATATAGAACTCATTAGAGATATAGCCAAGGAGTTGAACATAGATATTAAAATCCAAGGGGATACTAAAATAATAGGAGGAATTAAGGCCTGGTCAGGTAAAAGAGCCATAGATAATACACTAGAGGGAAGATGGGAGAGAAAGAAAAGAGAGATACAGATGGAGGTGCTAAAGGAGCTCTTCGAATAG
- a CDS encoding ATP synthase subunit C codes for MIILPILIATGAVILTIYGGLTIRKRKDYKTFAQRIIFLSSMAILASLLLLFLIPTPGMPSEGRSEKEAITSPKGLDRAAGYLGAAIAVGAATIGAGLAVSSTGSAMIGAMAEKPELIGRALIVVALAEGIAIYGMVIAIMIIATL; via the coding sequence ATGATTATCTTGCCCATCCTTATAGCCACAGGAGCTGTTATCCTAACCATTTACGGAGGCTTAACCATAAGGAAAAGAAAGGACTATAAGACCTTCGCCCAAAGGATTATCTTCCTATCTTCTATGGCCATTTTGGCCTCCTTACTTCTTCTGTTTTTAATCCCAACGCCTGGTATGCCATCGGAAGGGAGAAGCGAAAAGGAAGCTATAACATCACCTAAAGGATTGGATAGAGCTGCAGGATACCTAGGAGCCGCAATAGCGGTGGGAGCCGCAACGATCGGTGCAGGTTTAGCCGTCTCATCAACTGGGAGCGCCATGATAGGAGCTATGGCGGAAAAGCCGGAACTCATAGGAAGAGCCCTTATAGTGGTTGCCCTAGCTGAAGGAATAGCTATATATGGCATGGTAATCGCCATAATGATAATAGCCACCTTATGA
- a CDS encoding V-type ATP synthase subunit D codes for MNIELTKSGLLQVKELLSLARQGYKLMDQKRSILISEIMKYFENARELQERIVRESQRAYEALTLAATLLGIESIEEIAKGAEEKISVEIFERGVLGVPIPTLAIEGDDLESEKFTPFYSAYRTNMALDNAVLSFRKLLKLITFLAEVETTIYRLAKEINITRKRANALEQVIIPDLEKTKKRIESHLEEREREEFFKLKRLKKGR; via the coding sequence TTGAACATAGAGCTAACCAAAAGCGGACTCCTCCAAGTTAAAGAGCTTCTCTCACTAGCTCGACAGGGATATAAACTTATGGATCAAAAAAGAAGCATACTAATCTCCGAAATAATGAAGTACTTTGAAAATGCAAGGGAGCTCCAGGAAAGGATAGTTAGAGAATCCCAAAGAGCCTACGAAGCTTTAACATTAGCAGCAACCCTCCTTGGTATCGAAAGCATAGAGGAGATTGCCAAGGGCGCTGAGGAGAAAATAAGCGTAGAGATATTCGAAAGGGGAGTCTTAGGTGTCCCCATACCCACACTAGCGATCGAGGGAGATGACCTGGAAAGCGAAAAATTCACCCCCTTTTATAGCGCATATAGGACCAATATGGCCCTTGATAATGCGGTCCTTAGCTTTAGAAAGCTTCTTAAGCTTATAACCTTCCTTGCTGAGGTTGAAACAACCATATATAGGCTAGCTAAGGAGATAAACATCACTAGAAAAAGAGCAAACGCCTTGGAACAGGTTATAATTCCTGACCTTGAGAAAACTAAGAAACGAATAGAAAGCCACTTAGAGGAAAGAGAGAGGGAAGAGTTTTTCAAGTTAAAGAGGCTCAAAAAAGGCCGTTAA
- the aroA gene encoding 3-phosphoshikimate 1-carboxyvinyltransferase encodes MELGRAQRVRGVVRVSPDKSISHRALFFSSLAKGESEVRNILEADDVKRTFNLLKACGIDFEGDFKRLVIKPRPFKEPSKPLYCGNSGTTARIGMGLLASRKGTFTLYGDKSLSRRPMMRVVKPLREMGVSILGREGGAYLPITLNGGELKGIDYEAPIPSAQVKSAFILASLFASGRSRYKEPRKSRDHTERMLRSMGVDLRERDGFIEIDPVDSLYPLKIEVPGDFSSAAFFITLGVIHRDADIVIEDVNLNPTRIGLLRVLERMRANVEVKVERDDFEPIGKVRVSTSKLLGTVVSPDETPQMIDEIPLVALLGAFAEGETVVRGAQELRVKESDRIASVVSELRKMGVNIEELEDGFIVKGKASLRSSTRLNSHGDHRIAMLLSIASLCVEDDGPSKIMGANWVKISFPNFFNILEDLTR; translated from the coding sequence ATGGAACTTGGAAGAGCTCAAAGAGTTAGGGGTGTAGTAAGGGTCTCGCCCGATAAGTCTATAAGTCACAGGGCTTTGTTTTTTTCATCCTTGGCAAAAGGTGAGTCTGAAGTAAGGAACATCCTTGAGGCTGATGATGTAAAAAGAACTTTTAATCTTTTAAAGGCTTGCGGTATTGATTTTGAAGGTGATTTCAAAAGGCTTGTGATCAAGCCTCGTCCGTTCAAAGAGCCTTCAAAGCCGTTGTATTGTGGTAACTCCGGGACTACAGCTCGGATTGGTATGGGGCTTTTGGCCTCAAGGAAAGGGACTTTTACCCTTTATGGGGATAAGAGCCTAAGCAGAAGACCTATGATGAGAGTGGTTAAGCCCCTGAGAGAGATGGGTGTGAGCATTTTAGGAAGAGAAGGGGGAGCTTATCTTCCTATAACGTTGAATGGTGGTGAACTTAAAGGTATAGATTATGAGGCCCCCATTCCAAGCGCTCAGGTGAAAAGCGCATTTATCTTAGCCTCCCTTTTTGCCTCTGGTAGAAGCCGGTATAAGGAGCCGAGAAAGAGCAGGGACCACACTGAAAGGATGTTAAGGAGCATGGGGGTCGATTTAAGGGAAAGGGATGGCTTTATAGAGATCGATCCTGTTGATAGTCTTTATCCTTTAAAGATAGAGGTTCCGGGGGATTTCTCCTCCGCTGCGTTTTTCATAACCCTTGGGGTTATTCACAGGGATGCGGATATAGTAATTGAGGATGTTAATTTGAATCCTACGAGGATAGGCCTTTTAAGGGTACTTGAGAGGATGAGGGCTAACGTGGAGGTAAAGGTTGAAAGGGATGATTTTGAACCTATTGGGAAGGTGAGAGTTTCTACATCTAAGCTTTTAGGAACGGTAGTTTCTCCTGATGAGACTCCTCAGATGATAGATGAAATTCCGTTAGTTGCTCTTCTTGGGGCTTTCGCGGAAGGGGAAACGGTTGTAAGGGGAGCTCAGGAGCTTAGAGTTAAGGAGAGCGATAGGATTGCCTCTGTTGTCTCTGAGCTCAGGAAGATGGGCGTTAACATCGAAGAGCTTGAGGATGGATTCATAGTTAAAGGTAAGGCAAGCTTAAGATCCTCTACTAGGCTTAACTCTCATGGTGACCATAGGATAGCTATGCTATTAAGCATAGCCTCCCTTTGTGTTGAGGACGACGGTCCATCAAAGATAATGGGGGCTAATTGGGTTAAAATATCTTTCCCAAACTTCTTCAACATTTTAGAGGACCTTACGAGGTGA
- a CDS encoding V-type ATP synthase subunit B, producing MLEYVGVKRISGPLIFIESIPELLYGEIVEIFAPNGEERLGKVIELSEDFAVIQVFGETSGLSPLRTKIRLSGDTFKLGVSRGVIGRIFNGVGKPIDGGPEILAESYLDVNGYAINPVSRSYPREFVQTGISAIDVTMTITRGQKLPIFSGSGLPHNELAVQIARQAKIHDGEFAIVFAAMGIKNDVARFFIENFEKSGAIRNSVVFLNLANDPVIERLITPRCALTVAEYLAFDLDIHVLVILTDMTNYCEALRELSSRRGEIPGRKGYPGYMYSDLASIYERAGKIRGRNGSITQIPIVSMPEDDMAHPIPDLTGYITEGQIVLSRELYRKGIYPPINILPSLSRLMKSGIGKGKTREDHSHLSDQLYASYSHAVWVRNLASIVGEEELSSLERLYLRFADEFENKFIRQGFDEERSIEESLNLGWEVLTILPEEELHRVTSEEIESYYRRFKRS from the coding sequence ATGCTTGAATATGTAGGAGTAAAGAGGATAAGCGGGCCCTTGATATTTATAGAATCTATACCAGAACTGCTCTATGGAGAGATAGTAGAGATATTTGCTCCTAATGGAGAGGAGAGGTTAGGAAAAGTTATAGAGCTTTCTGAGGATTTTGCGGTAATCCAGGTGTTTGGGGAAACGTCCGGTTTAAGCCCATTAAGAACGAAGATAAGACTATCAGGAGACACCTTCAAGCTCGGTGTATCAAGAGGAGTTATCGGAAGGATATTTAACGGCGTAGGAAAACCGATAGACGGTGGACCAGAGATATTGGCTGAAAGCTACCTTGACGTAAATGGCTACGCTATTAATCCTGTCTCGAGAAGCTATCCAAGAGAGTTCGTGCAAACGGGAATATCAGCGATAGATGTGACAATGACAATAACAAGGGGGCAAAAGCTTCCCATATTTTCAGGAAGCGGGCTACCTCACAATGAGCTCGCCGTTCAAATAGCCCGTCAAGCCAAGATCCATGATGGGGAGTTTGCTATAGTCTTCGCAGCTATGGGAATTAAAAACGACGTAGCAAGATTCTTTATAGAGAATTTTGAAAAAAGCGGAGCGATAAGAAACTCGGTGGTCTTTCTAAACTTAGCAAACGACCCAGTAATAGAGAGGCTAATAACACCAAGGTGCGCCTTAACGGTAGCCGAATATTTAGCCTTTGACCTCGATATACATGTACTAGTGATTCTAACTGATATGACCAACTACTGTGAGGCTTTAAGGGAGCTATCCTCAAGAAGGGGAGAGATACCAGGAAGAAAGGGATATCCTGGATACATGTATAGCGACCTTGCATCCATATATGAGAGGGCTGGAAAGATAAGAGGAAGAAACGGCTCCATAACTCAGATACCGATAGTATCCATGCCTGAGGATGACATGGCTCACCCCATACCAGATCTAACAGGCTACATAACCGAAGGGCAGATAGTTTTAAGCCGTGAGCTCTATCGAAAGGGAATATATCCTCCCATAAACATTCTTCCATCGCTCTCCAGATTGATGAAAAGCGGAATAGGAAAAGGAAAGACAAGGGAGGATCACTCTCATCTTTCAGATCAGCTTTATGCTTCTTACTCTCACGCAGTGTGGGTCAGAAACCTAGCATCGATAGTTGGAGAAGAGGAATTATCAAGCCTTGAGAGGCTCTATCTAAGGTTCGCTGATGAGTTTGAAAATAAATTTATAAGGCAAGGCTTCGATGAGGAACGGAGCATAGAGGAAAGCTTAAATCTCGGCTGGGAGGTATTAACGATACTTCCAGAAGAGGAGCTACACAGAGTAACAAGCGAAGAGATAGAAAGCTATTACAGGAGGTTTAAGAGATCTTGA
- a CDS encoding V-type ATP synthase subunit F yields the protein MKGKIFVLGNKEAVTGFQLAGISGETPEDKESAIKAFHNVFSSGKYALLIITEEIASMIREEIEEVKSKELYPIIVEIPGKGGWKEKHHDYLERAIREALGLGLKG from the coding sequence ATGAAAGGAAAGATCTTCGTCTTAGGAAACAAGGAAGCGGTTACAGGTTTCCAATTAGCCGGAATAAGCGGAGAAACGCCAGAAGATAAGGAGTCTGCGATTAAGGCTTTCCATAACGTTTTCTCTTCCGGTAAATATGCCTTACTTATAATAACGGAAGAGATAGCCTCCATGATAAGAGAAGAGATCGAAGAAGTAAAGTCAAAGGAACTTTACCCTATTATAGTAGAGATACCAGGAAAAGGGGGATGGAAGGAGAAACACCACGATTATCTAGAAAGAGCCATAAGAGAGGCTTTAGGTTTAGGGCTTAAGGGGTGA